The Methanobacteriaceae archaeon genome includes a region encoding these proteins:
- a CDS encoding amidohydrolase family protein gives MSDNSILIKNALILSPNTNFENKQSILIKDNLIAEISSQIDESNASKIIDATGKIVIPGLINTHTHLSMTLFRGLADDLSLDSWLNDHIWPMEANLNGDFCYIGALLGAVELIKSGTTTFSDMYFYMEDVARAIDEAGIRAVLSYGMIDFGDEEKRKNEIKANLELFEACDGMADGRIKVFFGPHSPYTASEELLIKVRELADEYNMGIHIHVSETQKEIEDVSSQKGLRPFEYLDKIGFLGPDVVAAHSVWLSDNEIEIIKKNNVKISHNPCSNMKLASGVAPVSKLIENDICVSIGTDGASSNNNLDLIEELKTASLLQKVSTLDPKVLNSDEAIAMGTIKGAEALGLESEIGSIEVGKKADIVLIDTNSANMVPDSSSLSSNIIYSANGSNVDTTICDGKILMENKKLTILDEEEIYAKARKAIKELKEAI, from the coding sequence ATGAGTGACAATTCTATTTTAATAAAGAATGCATTAATTTTAAGTCCAAATACAAATTTTGAAAATAAACAATCTATTTTAATTAAAGATAATTTAATCGCTGAAATTTCATCTCAAATTGATGAAAGTAATGCTAGTAAAATTATCGATGCTACTGGAAAAATCGTAATTCCAGGATTAATTAATACTCATACTCATTTATCTATGACATTATTTAGAGGATTAGCTGATGATTTAAGTTTAGATAGCTGGTTAAATGATCATATCTGGCCAATGGAAGCAAATCTTAATGGTGATTTCTGTTACATTGGTGCTCTTTTAGGTGCTGTTGAACTTATTAAATCCGGAACAACAACATTTTCTGACATGTATTTCTATATGGAAGATGTTGCACGTGCTATTGATGAGGCTGGAATTAGAGCTGTATTGTCATATGGTATGATTGATTTTGGTGATGAAGAAAAAAGAAAAAATGAAATTAAAGCAAACTTAGAATTATTCGAAGCATGCGATGGCATGGCTGACGGAAGAATTAAAGTTTTCTTTGGACCACATTCACCTTATACTGCCTCTGAAGAGTTATTAATTAAAGTTCGTGAATTAGCTGATGAATATAATATGGGAATTCATATTCATGTTTCTGAAACTCAAAAGGAAATTGAAGATGTTTCATCTCAAAAAGGCTTAAGACCTTTCGAATATTTAGATAAAATCGGATTCTTAGGTCCTGATGTTGTTGCAGCACATAGTGTATGGTTAAGTGACAATGAAATTGAAATCATTAAGAAAAACAATGTAAAAATTTCACACAACCCATGCAGTAACATGAAATTAGCTTCTGGTGTTGCTCCAGTTTCCAAATTAATCGAAAATGACATTTGTGTTTCTATTGGAACTGATGGTGCTTCTTCAAACAATAACTTAGATTTAATTGAAGAATTAAAAACCGCTTCCTTACTTCAAAAAGTTTCTACTTTAGATCCTAAAGTTTTAAATTCAGATGAAGCAATAGCTATGGGTACTATTAAAGGTGCTGAAGCTTTAGGTCTTGAATCTGAAATTGGTTCTATTGAAGTTGGTAAAAAAGCAGATATTGTTTTAATTGACACCAATTCAGCAAATATGGTTCCAGACAGTTCTTCTTTAAGTTCAAATATTATCTATTCTGCAAATGGTTCAAATGTTGATACAACTATTTGTGATGGTAAAATATTAATGGAAAATAAGAAATTAACAATTCTTGATGAAGAAGAAATTTATGCAAAAGCTAGAAAAGCAATAAAAGAATTAAAAGAAGCTATCTAG
- a CDS encoding fumarate reductase subunit A — protein sequence MEIKTISTDVLIIGSGGAGARAAIEVDDAGLKATIVSKGLSFRSGCTGMAEGGYNAVFKTVDKDDSIDAHIHDTLKGGSFLNDEELVKILVSESPKRLIDLENYGALFDRQESGEIDQRPFGGQTYRRTCYQGDRTGAELLNALKEEITRRDIECIEEVMITSLVTDDDQVIGATGLDLKDSSLIYFKAKSTILASGGAGQLYPVTSNTFQKNGDGFAIAYKAGAKLIDMEQVQFHPTGMVAPESKKGVLVTEAVRAEGGKLLNKDGERFMSKYAPEKMELATRDVVARSIYQEIIEGRGSEHNGVYLDISHLDDDYIDEKLETMVLQFDNVGIDIKSEPIEVAPTAHHFMGGLKINADASTSLANLFGAGEVCGGVHGANRLGGNALADTQVFGKIAGESASKACEGTEIKTNDEQVQKEAERIESLIKKGSIKPYAFKENIKKLMWEKVAIIRDEETLNEALKEIQQMKEELPNLDVSDKKQYNDQLVNALEVINMVEICTLVIKSAILRRESRGAHFRSDFPETNDEWKKSIVFNNNKIEFEAR from the coding sequence ATGGAAATAAAAACTATATCAACAGATGTATTAATTATTGGATCTGGTGGAGCAGGTGCAAGAGCAGCAATTGAAGTTGATGATGCTGGATTAAAAGCAACAATCGTATCAAAAGGTCTTTCATTTAGATCAGGTTGTACTGGAATGGCAGAAGGTGGATACAACGCAGTATTTAAAACTGTAGACAAAGATGATTCCATCGATGCACATATTCATGATACACTCAAAGGTGGAAGCTTCCTTAACGATGAAGAGCTTGTAAAAATTCTTGTTAGCGAATCACCAAAAAGATTAATCGATTTGGAAAACTACGGTGCTTTATTTGACCGTCAGGAATCTGGTGAAATTGACCAAAGACCATTTGGTGGTCAAACTTACAGAAGAACCTGTTATCAAGGAGACAGAACAGGTGCCGAATTATTAAATGCACTTAAAGAAGAAATTACCAGAAGAGACATTGAATGTATCGAAGAAGTAATGATTACTTCCCTTGTAACCGACGATGACCAAGTTATTGGAGCTACCGGTCTTGATTTAAAAGATTCTAGCTTAATCTACTTTAAAGCAAAATCTACAATTCTTGCTAGTGGAGGAGCTGGACAATTATACCCTGTAACATCAAACACATTCCAAAAAAATGGAGACGGATTTGCAATAGCTTACAAAGCTGGAGCAAAATTAATCGATATGGAACAAGTTCAATTCCACCCAACCGGAATGGTTGCTCCTGAATCCAAAAAAGGAGTACTTGTAACCGAAGCTGTTAGAGCAGAAGGTGGAAAACTTTTAAACAAAGATGGTGAAAGATTCATGAGCAAATATGCTCCTGAAAAAATGGAATTAGCTACCCGTGATGTAGTTGCACGTTCTATTTATCAAGAAATCATCGAAGGAAGAGGTAGTGAACACAACGGTGTTTACCTTGACATTTCACACTTAGATGACGATTACATTGATGAAAAATTAGAAACCATGGTTTTACAGTTTGACAATGTTGGAATTGACATTAAAAGTGAACCAATTGAAGTAGCACCTACCGCACACCATTTCATGGGCGGTTTAAAAATAAATGCTGATGCTTCAACATCTCTTGCTAACTTGTTTGGTGCAGGTGAAGTTTGTGGAGGAGTTCACGGAGCAAACCGTTTAGGTGGAAATGCACTTGCTGATACTCAGGTATTTGGAAAAATAGCTGGTGAAAGTGCAAGTAAAGCATGCGAAGGCACTGAAATTAAAACTAACGACGAACAAGTCCAAAAAGAAGCTGAAAGAATTGAAAGCTTAATTAAAAAAGGTAGTATTAAACCATATGCATTCAAAGAAAATATCAAGAAATTAATGTGGGAAAAAGTAGCTATCATAAGAGATGAAGAAACATTAAATGAAGCTCTTAAAGAAATTCAACAAATGAAAGAAGAATTACCTAATTTGGATGTCAGCGACAAAAAACAATACAATGACCAATTAGTTAATGCTCTTGAAGTAATAAATATGGTTGAAATTTGTACTTTAGTTATAAAATCAGCGATATTACGTAGAGAAAGTAGGGGAGCTCACTTTAGATCTGATTTCCCTGAAACAAACGATGAATGGAAAAAGAGTATAGTATTTAATAACAATAAAATAGAATTTGAAGCTAGATAG
- a CDS encoding DUF120 domain-containing protein produces MKIDGEVTTGLGKAAYFLSQEFYTNEFKKNLGFVPFPGTLNVIVSEKYLDEINEIKNNCQNLIKPDEGFGAVKYIEAKLNEDISGAIVFPAKTTHEENYLEFICENKLRDEYNLKDGDIVSLEF; encoded by the coding sequence ATGAAAATTGATGGTGAAGTTACAACCGGTTTAGGAAAAGCAGCATATTTCCTTTCACAGGAATTTTATACCAATGAATTTAAGAAAAATTTAGGCTTTGTTCCATTTCCAGGAACTTTGAATGTTATTGTCAGTGAGAAATATTTAGATGAAATTAATGAAATTAAAAACAACTGCCAAAATTTAATCAAACCTGATGAAGGATTCGGTGCTGTTAAATATATCGAAGCTAAATTAAATGAAGATATTAGTGGAGCTATTGTATTTCCGGCTAAAACAACCCATGAAGAAAACTATTTAGAATTTATTTGTGAAAACAAATTAAGAGATGAATATAATTTAAAAGATGGAGATATTGTATCTCTTGAATTTTAA
- the ribB gene encoding 3,4-dihydroxy-2-butanone-4-phosphate synthase gives MNQETNFEKALEAIRNGEFVLVFDDDDREGEVDMIIASEFVTPKSIATMRNDAGGLICNCLHGDFCDEIKLPFMVDIMNAASEKYPDLAKLAPNDIPYDERSSFSIWVNHRDSFTGVTDHDRAMTISEAAIMMKEERFDEFGATFRSPGHVCLLRGADGLVKNRRGHTEIGLALCEMAGVTPVCVVCEMMDGETGQATSVADARKYAEENGLILLKGEDIINKYLEE, from the coding sequence ATGAATCAAGAAACAAACTTTGAAAAAGCGCTAGAAGCAATTAGAAATGGTGAATTTGTACTAGTTTTTGATGACGATGACAGAGAAGGCGAAGTAGATATGATTATCGCATCCGAATTCGTAACTCCAAAATCTATTGCTACTATGAGAAATGATGCAGGTGGATTAATCTGTAACTGTTTACACGGCGATTTCTGTGATGAAATTAAATTACCATTCATGGTAGACATTATGAATGCTGCAAGTGAAAAATATCCTGATTTAGCTAAACTTGCACCAAATGATATTCCATACGATGAGAGATCTTCATTCTCTATTTGGGTAAATCACAGAGACTCATTTACTGGTGTTACTGACCATGACAGAGCAATGACTATCAGTGAAGCTGCTATAATGATGAAAGAAGAAAGATTCGATGAATTTGGAGCAACTTTCAGATCACCTGGACACGTATGTCTTTTAAGAGGTGCTGACGGTCTTGTTAAAAATAGAAGAGGACACACTGAAATCGGTCTTGCTTTATGTGAAATGGCAGGAGTTACTCCTGTTTGTGTAGTTTGTGAAATGATGGATGGTGAAACCGGACAAGCTACATCCGTTGCTGATGCTCGTAAATACGCTGAAGAAAACGGTTTAATCTTACTTAAAGGTGAAGACATCATTAATAAATATTTAGAAGAATAA
- a CDS encoding AAA family ATPase, producing MTRIGLAYVSGAVPGFEDFGNLPTDIVKENGLVDGLKASEELDALIIPGGTLIESNSIDMGLNSEIKKMARDGKPIIGICAGFQLLSNQIDIGRKSPVPIIKEGLGLIDVNFSPLITSDRVKAKVIDNSFFVKNQKEDVDGFHTHTYGKVEGDAKPLFYSQVQRMNYGDTNKDKQYNIFSGACNDDGNVIGTMIHNILDENSVLVKNLLEQIDAKDIDDIYNRNKNVIKFLHSEVGINTNIKVPKLDKKTNKPKYLMIGSNGSDSGKTFIVTGLAGALRKRGYKVALLKVGPDVRDIIPGLYLTKGKMEDFSSIKIGHLGWMDIQSTIAKLNSSDYDIVLIEGVMSVFTGLLNEKVPYSAAEIAMSSKIPMILVSGVNKGGIESAAIDLVSHANMLEKFGVPVEAILLNKVYNEEIFNDVVPFIKNNTNVDKVMKLPKLKSADMRGFIPEVEIRYELFTKHSMELVENNLNVDEIISMAREVEFEKIYSFDEIKQKMI from the coding sequence ATGACAAGAATCGGACTTGCTTATGTTAGTGGAGCAGTTCCAGGATTTGAAGATTTTGGAAATTTACCAACAGATATTGTTAAAGAAAATGGTCTTGTTGATGGTTTGAAAGCTAGTGAAGAGCTTGATGCATTAATCATTCCAGGTGGAACATTAATTGAATCAAACAGCATCGATATGGGCCTAAACAGTGAAATTAAAAAAATGGCTCGTGATGGAAAGCCTATTATTGGAATTTGTGCAGGATTTCAACTATTATCCAATCAGATAGATATTGGAAGAAAATCTCCAGTACCAATTATAAAAGAAGGTTTAGGGCTAATTGACGTTAATTTTTCACCTTTAATAACAAGTGATCGTGTTAAGGCAAAAGTAATTGACAATTCATTTTTTGTTAAAAATCAAAAAGAAGATGTTGACGGTTTTCACACTCACACCTACGGTAAGGTTGAAGGAGATGCCAAACCACTGTTCTACTCACAGGTTCAAAGAATGAACTATGGTGATACCAACAAAGATAAGCAATACAATATTTTTTCAGGTGCATGTAATGATGATGGTAATGTAATCGGTACTATGATTCATAACATATTGGATGAAAATTCTGTTCTTGTAAAAAATTTATTGGAACAAATAGATGCTAAGGATATTGATGATATCTACAATAGAAACAAAAATGTAATAAAATTTTTACATAGTGAAGTTGGAATTAACACTAACATAAAAGTTCCAAAATTAGATAAAAAAACCAATAAACCAAAATACTTGATGATTGGAAGTAACGGGTCTGATTCAGGTAAAACATTCATTGTTACAGGACTTGCAGGTGCTTTAAGAAAAAGAGGATATAAAGTTGCACTACTAAAAGTAGGTCCAGATGTTCGTGATATTATACCAGGACTATACTTAACAAAAGGAAAAATGGAAGACTTCTCATCTATAAAAATTGGCCATCTCGGTTGGATGGATATCCAGTCTACAATAGCAAAACTTAATTCTTCAGACTATGATATTGTTTTGATTGAAGGAGTAATGAGCGTATTTACAGGACTTTTAAATGAAAAAGTACCATACTCTGCAGCTGAAATTGCAATGTCATCAAAAATCCCGATGATACTAGTTTCAGGAGTTAACAAAGGAGGAATAGAATCTGCTGCAATAGATTTAGTTTCACATGCAAATATGCTTGAAAAATTTGGTGTTCCTGTAGAAGCAATATTACTTAATAAAGTATACAATGAAGAAATTTTCAATGATGTTGTTCCATTTATCAAAAACAATACAAATGTAGACAAAGTAATGAAATTGCCTAAATTGAAATCTGCAGACATGAGAGGATTTATCCCTGAAGTTGAAATCAGATACGAACTGTTTACAAAACACTCAATGGAATTAGTTGAAAACAACTTAAATGTTGATGAAATAATCAGCATGGCAAGAGAAGTTGAATTTGAAAAAATATACTCATTTGATGAAATTAAACAGAAGATGATATAA
- the gatA gene encoding Asp-tRNA(Asn)/Glu-tRNA(Gln) amidotransferase subunit GatA — protein sequence MSVIEKLNSIKNGEMTAKENVESFIEVIDENNENINAFIELNYENALKQAEAIDEKIANGQEVGALAGLVFGIKANINVEDLVISAASKTLEDYLGSYNATVVKEILDEDGIIIGILNMDEFAAGSSTETSYYGPTQNPAAMGRIPGGSSGGCAAAIAGEMCDITIGSDTGGSIRNPASHCGVVGFKPTYGAVSRQGLLDLSMSLDQIGPLSNDVSGIALALNTIAKYDETECTTLDWDKPDFTSVLDDTSLEGMKIAVCKEFIDVTDDEINKTVNQAINKLVEAGAELVEVSFDYIDLCLPTYYLINYVEFFSATRKYDGREYGSRIEEVCGDEVLRRIKIGSHIAEAEFSGKYYKQALKARSVIRSEITSMLENVDLIVGPTVPKLPHEIGSELEPMEMYAYDILTVIANLAGIPAASIPAGKVDGIPVGLQLQAKPLDDLKIIKAMSVFENTQ from the coding sequence ATGAGCGTTATTGAAAAATTAAACTCCATCAAAAATGGAGAAATGACAGCTAAAGAAAATGTAGAAAGCTTCATTGAAGTTATTGACGAAAATAACGAAAACATTAATGCATTTATTGAATTAAATTATGAAAATGCGTTAAAACAAGCAGAGGCTATTGATGAAAAAATTGCAAACGGCCAAGAAGTTGGTGCTTTAGCTGGATTGGTATTCGGTATTAAAGCAAACATTAATGTTGAAGATTTAGTTATCTCAGCAGCTTCAAAAACTTTAGAAGACTATCTTGGAAGTTACAATGCAACTGTTGTTAAAGAAATTTTAGATGAAGATGGAATTATCATTGGTATTCTAAACATGGATGAATTTGCAGCAGGAAGTTCAACTGAAACTTCATACTACGGACCTACACAAAACCCAGCAGCTATGGGTAGAATTCCTGGAGGTTCCTCTGGAGGATGTGCAGCTGCAATCGCTGGAGAAATGTGTGATATTACCATCGGATCTGACACTGGTGGATCTATCAGAAACCCAGCATCCCATTGTGGTGTAGTTGGATTTAAACCAACTTACGGAGCAGTTTCAAGACAAGGATTACTCGATTTGTCAATGAGTTTAGACCAAATTGGACCTTTATCCAATGACGTAAGTGGTATTGCACTTGCATTAAATACTATTGCAAAATACGATGAAACTGAATGTACCACTCTTGACTGGGATAAACCTGACTTTACCAGCGTATTAGATGACACTAGCTTAGAAGGTATGAAAATTGCAGTATGTAAAGAATTCATCGATGTAACTGATGATGAAATCAACAAAACTGTAAACCAAGCTATTAACAAATTAGTTGAAGCAGGTGCTGAACTTGTTGAAGTAAGCTTTGACTACATTGACTTATGTTTACCAACCTATTACTTAATCAACTATGTAGAATTCTTCTCTGCAACCAGAAAATACGATGGAAGAGAATATGGTTCTAGAATCGAAGAAGTATGTGGAGACGAAGTACTTAGAAGAATCAAAATAGGTTCACATATTGCTGAAGCTGAATTTAGTGGTAAATACTACAAACAAGCTTTAAAAGCAAGATCTGTAATCAGATCTGAAATTACTTCAATGCTTGAAAATGTAGATTTAATTGTTGGTCCAACCGTACCTAAACTTCCTCACGAAATTGGTAGTGAATTAGAACCAATGGAAATGTATGCTTACGATATTTTAACTGTAATTGCTAACTTAGCAGGTATTCCTGCAGCAAGCATACCAGCAGGTAAAGTAGATGGTATTCCAGTAGGATTACAATTACAAGCAAAACCATTAGATGATTTAAAAATTATTAAAGCTATGAGTGTATTTGAAAACACTCAATAA
- a CDS encoding energy-coupling factor transporter transmembrane component T yields MVFTSYNKSVSYQDMLYIFSKKLPVVSMIIVMALRFVPLITNRAREIGKIHKPSLKDDSFINKAKSKGKVMGITVAWSLEESMFTAKSMKSRGYGSSKRTCYLSYKLSQIDYALIALISVCVAILSYGLINGIGIITIYPSINFSFTQIPVNIYYFVFIVFVISIDFFRN; encoded by the coding sequence TTGGTATTTACTTCATACAATAAATCAGTTTCATACCAGGATATGCTTTACATCTTTTCTAAAAAGCTTCCAGTTGTGTCAATGATTATTGTTATGGCGCTACGTTTTGTTCCGCTAATTACTAATAGGGCAAGAGAAATTGGAAAGATTCACAAACCATCTCTTAAAGATGATTCTTTTATTAATAAAGCAAAATCTAAAGGTAAGGTAATGGGAATAACCGTTGCATGGTCTTTGGAAGAATCCATGTTTACTGCTAAATCAATGAAATCACGTGGTTATGGCAGTTCTAAGAGAACCTGTTATTTGTCTTATAAGTTATCACAAATTGATTATGCTTTAATTGCTTTAATTAGTGTTTGTGTAGCTATTTTATCTTACGGATTAATCAATGGAATTGGTATAATTACAATTTATCCTTCAATTAATTTTTCATTTACTCAAATACCCGTTAATATTTATTATTTTGTATTTATTGTATTTGTTATCTCCATTGATTTTTTTAGAAATTAG
- a CDS encoding ATP-binding cassette domain-containing protein, whose amino-acid sequence MALIEFNNFSFKYNESEDNILSDINLEVESGDFVLICGPSGCGKTTLLSNLKKELLPNGIRSGDVKYDNCSVGDLDELVSACDIGYLFQNPDAQIVTDSVIQEIAFPLENIGTPTEEIRNRISELVSFFGINEILHKNVDELSNGQKQLVNLCSLLVLRPKVLILDEPLSQLDPITSYKILSIIRRLNEEFSITIIMSEHQLDNIFPLCDKVVFLNNGQIEFNDNPRDVCKNMKDDMVYGHFLPSICKIYKLLVDNNPSLANLDIPLNIREARRFLNKVPSDIITSSCNLEFSYDSSNETLIKMKNVYFAYEKHNLIIKNLNFDLRKWDYAAIVGSNGCGKSTLLQILTGLIDPIKGKVKSKKDLSVAYVHQNPMIHFSHDTVKEELVEDNENNSNFKNLVEFFQIEDLLNQHPYDCSGGEQQKIVIVKALLKNPDVLVLDEPTKCLDPISSKIISDKLKTLHNEGLTIIMVSHDLDFVANNCNRCLMLFDKTIQVDNHPKNIFVENNFYTTFVNRMVKDHLNCAVTIGDVAQIWNLK is encoded by the coding sequence ATGGCGTTAATTGAGTTTAATAATTTTAGTTTCAAATATAATGAATCTGAAGATAATATTCTAAGTGATATTAATTTAGAAGTTGAATCAGGTGATTTTGTATTAATTTGCGGTCCGTCTGGTTGCGGTAAAACAACACTTCTTAGTAATTTAAAAAAAGAATTGCTTCCAAATGGTATTCGCTCAGGGGATGTTAAATATGATAACTGTTCTGTTGGCGATTTGGATGAATTAGTATCAGCATGTGATATAGGATATCTTTTCCAAAATCCTGATGCTCAAATTGTTACTGATAGTGTAATTCAAGAAATTGCATTTCCTTTGGAAAACATAGGAACTCCTACTGAAGAGATAAGAAACAGAATATCGGAGCTTGTTTCATTTTTTGGAATCAATGAGATATTACACAAAAATGTTGATGAACTATCCAACGGACAAAAACAGCTTGTAAATCTTTGTTCTTTATTGGTTTTAAGACCTAAAGTTTTAATTTTAGATGAACCTTTATCTCAGCTTGATCCGATTACTTCATACAAAATATTATCAATTATTAGAAGATTAAATGAGGAATTTTCAATTACAATAATCATGAGTGAACATCAGCTTGATAATATTTTCCCGCTTTGTGATAAGGTTGTCTTTTTAAACAATGGTCAGATTGAATTTAATGACAATCCACGTGATGTATGTAAAAATATGAAGGATGATATGGTTTATGGACATTTTCTACCTTCAATTTGTAAAATATACAAGCTATTAGTTGATAATAATCCATCTTTAGCTAATTTGGATATTCCACTTAATATTCGTGAAGCAAGAAGGTTTTTAAATAAAGTTCCTAGTGATATTATAACTTCTAGTTGTAATTTGGAATTTAGTTATGATTCAAGTAATGAAACTCTTATTAAAATGAAGAATGTCTATTTTGCTTATGAAAAACACAATCTAATTATTAAAAACTTAAATTTTGATTTAAGAAAATGGGATTACGCAGCTATTGTTGGAAGTAACGGTTGTGGAAAATCAACATTGCTTCAGATATTAACAGGTCTTATTGATCCAATTAAAGGAAAGGTAAAATCCAAAAAAGACCTTAGCGTTGCTTATGTTCATCAAAATCCGATGATTCATTTTTCCCATGATACTGTAAAGGAAGAATTAGTTGAAGATAATGAAAATAATTCTAATTTCAAAAACCTTGTAGAATTTTTCCAAATTGAAGATTTACTAAATCAACATCCTTATGACTGCAGTGGAGGAGAACAGCAAAAAATCGTTATTGTTAAGGCACTTTTGAAAAACCCTGATGTTTTGGTTTTAGATGAACCGACCAAATGTTTGGATCCAATTTCATCTAAAATAATTTCAGATAAATTAAAAACACTACACAATGAGGGTTTAACAATTATTATGGTCTCTCACGACTTGGATTTTGTTGCAAACAACTGTAACAGATGTTTAATGCTATTTGATAAAACTATCCAAGTAGATAATCATCCTAAAAATATATTTGTTGAAAATAATTTTTACACAACATTTGTTAACAGAATGGTTAAGGACCATCTTAACTGCGCTGTTACCATTGGAGATGTTGCTCAAATTTGGAATTTAAAGTGA
- a CDS encoding ECF transporter S component has translation MEISMLITMVLSILLIVGVIYSIFKMFENSKPTTESIVLLAILIATASIGRLILISIPSVNLQSFIVIMAGIVFGKKEGFIVGSLSALVTAMILGIGPWVVFQMIGWGLMGLTAGLIAEKLDNIVFRVAFGLAWGLLYGWIADLSGIFYLGSINLGSVLGLFISSFPFDMLHGVSNAVLLAVFYNWFKKIFLRSKTKYLPQ, from the coding sequence ATGGAAATATCAATGTTAATAACTATGGTTTTGTCAATTCTTCTTATTGTTGGAGTTATTTATTCAATTTTTAAGATGTTTGAAAACTCAAAACCTACTACTGAATCTATTGTGCTTTTGGCAATTTTAATTGCTACTGCATCTATTGGACGTTTGATTTTAATTTCAATACCTTCTGTAAATCTACAATCATTCATTGTTATTATGGCAGGTATTGTTTTTGGTAAAAAAGAAGGATTTATCGTTGGTTCTTTATCTGCTCTTGTAACCGCAATGATTTTAGGAATTGGCCCTTGGGTTGTCTTCCAGATGATTGGATGGGGATTAATGGGACTTACTGCAGGTTTAATAGCTGAAAAATTAGATAATATTGTTTTCAGAGTTGCATTTGGATTAGCATGGGGATTATTATACGGATGGATTGCTGATTTAAGTGGAATTTTCTATTTAGGTTCTATCAATTTAGGATCAGTTTTAGGTTTGTTTATATCCAGTTTCCCATTTGATATGTTGCACGGAGTTTCCAATGCTGTATTATTGGCAGTTTTCTACAACTGGTTTAAAAAGATATTTTTAAGATCAAAAACCAAATACTTACCCCAATAG